From a region of the Paenibacillus sp. FSL R10-2734 genome:
- the pilO gene encoding type 4a pilus biogenesis protein PilO — protein sequence MEQFNKYRSPIVLGVLILFLMLFAFYMLGVQPTNKEISAQNAEISQLEKEAEILQTKINELKSDATSVDSEQQELLAALPKGDDSEGLIVDLWGVSTSSEARLKDVSFILDEANPIQQMTGSAEVLFPTVKQIKMTAVIEGTYTGIRQWMEDLQKLPRIVNVDSFNFQQSYEERSNDSPESILTANVAFTAYFEATTPSSN from the coding sequence ATGGAACAGTTCAATAAATACCGCTCTCCAATTGTACTAGGTGTATTGATTCTGTTCCTGATGCTGTTTGCTTTTTATATGCTGGGTGTTCAGCCGACCAATAAGGAAATATCTGCACAGAACGCCGAGATCAGCCAGCTGGAAAAGGAGGCAGAGATTCTCCAAACTAAAATTAATGAACTTAAAAGCGATGCTACTTCTGTGGATTCGGAACAACAAGAACTTCTAGCAGCACTCCCGAAAGGCGATGACAGCGAAGGCTTGATCGTTGATTTGTGGGGAGTTAGCACTTCCTCAGAAGCGCGACTAAAAGATGTTAGCTTTATTTTGGATGAGGCTAATCCGATTCAGCAAATGACAGGCTCAGCAGAAGTACTGTTCCCGACTGTCAAACAGATCAAAATGACTGCGGTAATAGAAGGTACGTATACGGGTATACGACAGTGGATGGAGGATTTACAGAAGCTGCCCCGTATCGTGAATGTAGACTCGTTTAATTTTCAACAATCCTATGAAGAGCGATCTAATGATAGTCCTGAAAGCATCTTGACCGCGAACGTAGCTTTTACCGCTTATTTTGAGGCTACTACTCCATCTTCCAATTAG
- a CDS encoding DL-endopeptidase inhibitor IseA family protein, producing MNKKWMIGSLALSIGLISAGGGVMAASPSAGSTAIKKVAVSAPGKEGPATINNLTVKSIIPLVVHARALYFYSNRGGNVFPIETFTYKAQEYRYLSSDIGTKAKLMNYIKKAYTHNAAAYYVQTQFLEHNGRMSQVNADLGNLLMYEKATARMLSKTATTAEFELTVPYPEAQGSSESVYVKLKKVEGYWRIDTSPDILF from the coding sequence ATGAACAAAAAGTGGATGATTGGTTCGTTGGCGCTTTCTATAGGCCTGATCTCAGCAGGTGGGGGAGTTATGGCAGCTTCGCCGTCAGCAGGGAGCACGGCAATCAAGAAGGTGGCTGTGTCTGCGCCTGGGAAAGAGGGCCCTGCAACCATCAATAATTTGACGGTGAAAAGTATTATTCCGCTCGTAGTCCATGCAAGAGCTCTTTATTTCTATAGCAATCGAGGCGGGAATGTTTTCCCGATCGAAACCTTCACGTACAAAGCACAGGAGTACCGTTATCTTTCCAGTGACATTGGCACAAAGGCGAAGCTGATGAATTACATAAAAAAGGCCTACACTCACAATGCAGCAGCATATTATGTGCAGACTCAGTTTTTGGAGCATAACGGAAGGATGTCGCAGGTTAATGCAGATTTGGGTAATTTATTGATGTATGAAAAAGCCACCGCCCGCATGCTCTCCAAGACTGCGACAACCGCTGAATTTGAACTAACCGTTCCTTATCCAGAAGCGCAGGGAAGCAGTGAATCGGTGTATGTGAAGCTGAAGAAAGTGGAGGGATACTGGAGAATCGACACGTCGCCGGATATTCTTTTCTGA
- a CDS encoding VanW family protein, whose protein sequence is MKKIHLALIVVTALILICSLIYGGLYLYGHKSTLPKGTTLAGWEVGGLNISEVRSELQKKLPALEAVPLVLKVEGNSELTLNLKQAGMTYEAAAFERGLQDLTEGQLWDRVKARYSFPQNWSLEAHLDIAQLQTILSPAWERESFGDPVDATRRITGNDRVVYTPDKTSLEVDWTGMMTSLWAAAPTRFTRLIALQEKGITLEVPLTILQPDITLNALKEQGIERKIMQFSTSLGASGPGRIYNVEAAAKAVNGTVLPPGAVFDYGKAIEKAKIEYGFREAPVIVNGKLQAGVGGGICQVSSTLYNAALRTGLEIVERRNHSLPVNYLPKGQDATFAEGYINFRFRNTTGKYLVIKAAVQGRSLTIKLFGTFPQNVTYKVHSQIVEVLPPVDKYVNDPSLPRGGTRVIQNGKTGYVVETYSTRFVDGKSTEVKKLSRDVYYAQKRLIAINRGGVSKSVIPEVPRKQLVEDGVRSE, encoded by the coding sequence ATGAAAAAAATCCATCTTGCCCTCATAGTAGTTACTGCACTCATTCTTATCTGTTCATTAATATATGGGGGACTATATCTATATGGTCATAAAAGCACGCTTCCAAAGGGTACAACCCTTGCCGGATGGGAGGTGGGCGGGCTGAACATCTCAGAGGTTCGCTCCGAGCTACAGAAGAAGCTCCCTGCCCTGGAAGCTGTCCCTCTTGTCCTGAAGGTCGAAGGAAATTCTGAGCTTACACTCAATCTTAAACAAGCCGGAATGACCTATGAAGCCGCAGCATTTGAGCGAGGTCTACAGGATCTTACAGAAGGCCAGCTATGGGATCGGGTAAAAGCGCGCTACAGCTTCCCCCAGAATTGGAGTCTTGAAGCCCATCTGGATATTGCACAATTACAGACCATCCTAAGTCCCGCTTGGGAGAGAGAATCCTTTGGAGATCCAGTGGATGCTACGCGGCGAATTACCGGAAATGATCGTGTAGTGTATACGCCCGATAAGACTTCCCTCGAGGTAGATTGGACAGGGATGATGACTTCACTATGGGCTGCTGCCCCCACTCGCTTTACTCGTCTGATTGCGCTACAGGAGAAGGGGATCACACTGGAAGTTCCTTTAACCATATTACAACCGGATATCACCCTAAATGCTTTAAAGGAGCAAGGCATTGAGCGAAAAATCATGCAATTTAGCACCTCTCTCGGGGCAAGTGGACCTGGACGCATCTACAACGTTGAAGCAGCGGCCAAAGCTGTGAACGGAACCGTGCTCCCACCTGGAGCCGTCTTTGACTATGGCAAAGCTATTGAAAAAGCAAAAATAGAATATGGCTTCCGCGAAGCGCCAGTAATCGTGAACGGTAAGCTACAGGCAGGTGTCGGCGGCGGAATCTGCCAAGTTTCCAGTACGCTGTACAACGCGGCTCTACGCACCGGACTGGAGATTGTGGAGCGGCGCAACCATTCTTTGCCGGTTAACTATCTACCCAAAGGCCAGGATGCGACATTCGCTGAAGGCTATATCAACTTCCGTTTTCGCAATACAACTGGCAAATATCTTGTCATTAAAGCGGCTGTGCAAGGCCGATCACTAACGATTAAGCTCTTCGGTACCTTTCCGCAAAATGTTACTTATAAAGTTCATTCACAAATTGTAGAGGTGCTGCCTCCAGTCGACAAGTACGTAAACGATCCTTCACTCCCCCGCGGAGGCACACGTGTTATACAAAATGGGAAAACCGGATATGTTGTGGAGACCTACAGCACCCGGTTTGTTGACGGTAAATCTACTGAAGTAAAAAAGCTCTCCCGCGATGTGTATTACGCGCAAAAACGATTAATCGCCATCAATCGCGGAGGCGTGAGTAAATCTGTAATTCCAGAAGTCCCTAGAAAGCAATTAGTAGAGGATGGCGTTCGTAGCGAATAG
- the ftsE gene encoding cell division ATP-binding protein FtsE, which translates to MIEMQDVWKTYPNGTHALQGVSVKIDRNEFVYIVGPSGAGKSTFMKLIYREEVPTKGQISVGGFNIGKLKQRKIPYVRRNIGVVFQDFRLLPRMTAYENIAFAMEVIEAPKKVIKKRVNEVLDLVGLKNKANREPSQLSGGEQQRIAIARAIVNNPSVIIADEPTGNLDPETSWGIMQLLDEINFRGTTIVMATHNRDIVNKMRKRVLAIENGNIVRDQARGEYGYEF; encoded by the coding sequence ATGATTGAAATGCAAGACGTATGGAAGACATACCCTAACGGAACTCACGCACTGCAAGGAGTTTCAGTAAAAATTGACCGCAACGAATTCGTGTATATTGTCGGTCCATCCGGCGCTGGTAAATCTACTTTTATGAAATTGATTTATAGAGAAGAAGTGCCAACTAAAGGCCAAATTTCTGTAGGAGGCTTTAACATAGGGAAGCTTAAACAACGCAAAATCCCTTATGTGCGCCGTAATATCGGCGTTGTGTTTCAAGACTTTCGGCTACTGCCAAGGATGACGGCGTATGAGAATATCGCTTTTGCCATGGAGGTTATTGAAGCGCCTAAGAAGGTCATTAAGAAACGTGTGAATGAAGTTCTCGATCTGGTTGGACTTAAAAATAAAGCGAATCGTGAACCCTCACAGCTTTCAGGTGGAGAGCAGCAGCGAATTGCAATTGCACGTGCGATCGTTAACAACCCATCTGTTATTATTGCGGACGAGCCTACGGGTAACTTGGACCCTGAGACTTCATGGGGCATTATGCAGCTGCTGGACGAAATTAATTTTCGTGGAACAACGATTGTAATGGCTACCCATAATAGAGATATTGTGAACAAAATGCGAAAACGCGTGCTTGCAATTGAGAATGGAAACATTGTGAGAGACCAGGCGAGAGGGGAATATGGCTATGAGTTTTAA